One region of Danaus plexippus chromosome 16 unlocalized genomic scaffold, MEX_DaPlex mxdp_23, whole genome shotgun sequence genomic DNA includes:
- the LOC133320240 gene encoding farnesyl pyrophosphate synthase-like isoform X2, with the protein MNSITSIFRIINTSSRSLRTLSIPGQHIAKMATNASVSEMEKERELFLDVFPSIMDTLVTKTKFSHVPHVANWTKKVLEYNLQGGKKNRGLSAALAYEMLEDPEKITEEKLKISRVLGWCVEMALLYTTMGQHLDFEMAHRHKKDYSLFTTEKYNSIAKFKTAYYTYKLPVCLGLLLANKTDPETHKRAESICIDIGLLFQMQDDFIDCFGVETLTGKIGNDIQEGKCSWLAVQALQHCSQKQRTVFVSCYGSPEPAHIERIKRLYEELELPALYHRTEKHLYDTIIKNLEQLPPDSMSPKLFVKLLDLIYDRKN; encoded by the exons ATGAATTCTATCACAAGTATATTCAGAATAATTAACACAAGCAGTAGAAGCTTAAGAACATTAAG taTACCAGGACAGCATATAGCTAAAATGGCTACGAACGCGTCTGTATCAGAAATGGAGAAAGAGAGGGAATTGTTTTTAGACGTCTTCCCAAGTATTATGGACACACTGGTAACAAAGACCAAGTTTTCTCATGTACCACATGTCGCTAATTGGACCAAGAAG GTACTTGAATACAATTTGCAAGGTGGTAAGAAGAATCGTGGACTTTCGGCTGCTCTTGCTTACGAGATGCTAGAAGATCCGGAGAAAATAACAGAGGAAAAGCTCAAAATCAGCAGAGTGTTGGGCTGGTGTGTTGAAATG gCGTTGTTATACACAACTATGGGTCAACACTTGGACTTTGAAATGGCTCACAGGCACAAAAAGGACTACAGTCTGTTCACAACAGAGAAATATAACTCTATAGCGAAGTTTAAGACCGCGTACTATACGTACAAGCTTCCTGTTTGTTTGGGTTTATTATTGGCAAATAAGACAGATCCCGAAACTCACAAGAGGGCTGAGAGTATATGCATTGATATAGGACTTTTGTTCCAAATGCag GATGACTTCATAGACTGCTTTGGAGTTGAGACATTGACTGGTAAGATTGGTAACGACATCCAAGAAGGTAAATGTTCTTGGCTGGCGGTCCAAGCACTACAACACTGCAGCCAAAAACAGAGGACTGTGTTCGTATCGTGCTACGGCAGCCCAGAACCGGCCCATATAGAGAGAATTAAGAGATTATATGAAGAATTAGAACTGCCAGCATTATATCACAGGACTGAGAAACATTTGTATGACACGATCATCAAGAATCTAGAACAGTTACCGCCCGACAGCATGTCACCAAAGTTATTTGTTAAGCTGCTTGACCTTATTTATGATAGGAAGAACTGA
- the LOC133320240 gene encoding uncharacterized protein LOC133320240 isoform X1 — MNSITSIFRIINTSSRSLRTLSIPGQHIAKMATNASVSEMEKERELFLDVFPSIMDTLVTKTKFSHVPHVANWTKKVLEYNLQGGKKNRGLSAALAYEMLEDPEKITEEKLKISRVLGWCVEMLQSYLVVVDDMMDGATKRRGIPCWYCLPNVGLGAINDSILIYSALKEILAAHCKHLPQYELIVNEYDEALLYTTMGQHLDFEMAHRHKKDYSLFTTEKYNSIAKFKTAYYTYKLPVCLGLLLANKTDPETHKRAESICIDIGLLFQMQDDFIDCFGVETLTGKIGNDIQEGKCSWLAVQALQHCSQKQRTVFVSCYGSPEPAHIERIKRLYEELELPALYHRTEKHLYDTIIKNLEQLPPDSMSPKLFVKLLDLIYDRKN, encoded by the exons ATGAATTCTATCACAAGTATATTCAGAATAATTAACACAAGCAGTAGAAGCTTAAGAACATTAAG taTACCAGGACAGCATATAGCTAAAATGGCTACGAACGCGTCTGTATCAGAAATGGAGAAAGAGAGGGAATTGTTTTTAGACGTCTTCCCAAGTATTATGGACACACTGGTAACAAAGACCAAGTTTTCTCATGTACCACATGTCGCTAATTGGACCAAGAAG GTACTTGAATACAATTTGCAAGGTGGTAAGAAGAATCGTGGACTTTCGGCTGCTCTTGCTTACGAGATGCTAGAAGATCCGGAGAAAATAACAGAGGAAAAGCTCAAAATCAGCAGAGTGTTGGGCTGGTGTGTTGAAATG CTGCAATCGTATCTGGTGGTCGTGGATGACATGATGGACGGCGCCACCAAACGCCGCGGCATACCATGCTGGTATTGTTTACCTAATGTGGGACTTGGGGCTATTAACGACTCCATTTTGATATATTCAGCATTAAAAGAGATATTGGCTGCACATTGTAAACATTTGCCTCAATACGAGCTCATAGTAAATGAGTATGAtgag gCGTTGTTATACACAACTATGGGTCAACACTTGGACTTTGAAATGGCTCACAGGCACAAAAAGGACTACAGTCTGTTCACAACAGAGAAATATAACTCTATAGCGAAGTTTAAGACCGCGTACTATACGTACAAGCTTCCTGTTTGTTTGGGTTTATTATTGGCAAATAAGACAGATCCCGAAACTCACAAGAGGGCTGAGAGTATATGCATTGATATAGGACTTTTGTTCCAAATGCag GATGACTTCATAGACTGCTTTGGAGTTGAGACATTGACTGGTAAGATTGGTAACGACATCCAAGAAGGTAAATGTTCTTGGCTGGCGGTCCAAGCACTACAACACTGCAGCCAAAAACAGAGGACTGTGTTCGTATCGTGCTACGGCAGCCCAGAACCGGCCCATATAGAGAGAATTAAGAGATTATATGAAGAATTAGAACTGCCAGCATTATATCACAGGACTGAGAAACATTTGTATGACACGATCATCAAGAATCTAGAACAGTTACCGCCCGACAGCATGTCACCAAAGTTATTTGTTAAGCTGCTTGACCTTATTTATGATAGGAAGAACTGA